TGAGACGGGTCTTTGTGCCTACATCGGTTTTGATCCATCTGTGATAATGCCGTATGCAAGGAAAGTCAAAGCCGGCGAGGTAACTCTGGATGATTTTGAGACTGTTCGCCATCATCTTGATGTACGTATCGAGGGCCGGGGCATCATCGGAGCGGCGGCGGCGATACCGTTTTACACTAACTATACAGAGGCCCTTCTGATATGATCCAGAGGGCAGAGACCGAACATTCGAAGGAACTCGGCTGCGCTAAGCACCTGCTTCTAGCGATCGGCTCTGCAAATGTTATTGGCGTTTCCCTTCCGGCTTCTTTGTCATCTCACGCGGGACCTGGTGCCGGACAAGGCAGATCGGTATTTTTCTCCGACGGTGTTTCCCGGATACGGTTAACGCTGGATGAGAATAGTCCGGTTCTGATCGAAAACTCCGGAGAAACCGCTGTCCTAACGTTCGATGGACCTGGTGGTCTCATCTCTGTCGAAGGATTTGTGGAGAAAACCGGTTGTCACTGTCCAAAACAGGCATATATCACGATAAATGAAGGCTGTATCTTCTCGTGCAGATATTGTAATGTCCCAAACCTGGATAAACACATTAAAACGCCTGATGAGATAGCTTCACTCATTTCAGATGCAGTCAGACGGGAAAATGTTGAGTGTATTTCTCTTACGAGCGGTGTTGTCGGCACAATGCAGGAAGAAGATGAACGGCTTTTTGCCATTCTGGAACGGGTGAGACCCTTTGGTCTCCCGATCGGCGTTTCAGTTTATCCGACTCCCGGTCTTTCTCAAAGGCTCTTTGAACTCGGTGTTTCCGAGGTGAAGTTCAATCTCGAGACCGCGACCGGGAAATTATTTGCTGAGATGTGTCCGAGTCTTGACCGGGATGTGTTATGCAATGCCCTTAAAGAAGCGGTCGGTATCTTTGGAAAAAACCGTGTTTATACCAACATCATTCTGGGTCTTGGCGAGTCAAAAGCCGAGATGAAACAGTGCATCACGCACTGTCTGGAAAACGGCGTGATCCCGATCATCCGGCCCCTGACTCCGTCAGCGCAGCTCTCTCATTTTTCCCGTCCTTTGGCTGAAGATATTCTCAGCATCTCTGAATTCCTGCAGAGCGAACTTCTACGTTTCGGGCTTGACCCGTCAGCATCCAAAACCATGTGCGCAAAGTGTATGGGTTGTGATCTGACTCCGATGACTGATTTACACTTAGGGGAAGTGACACCATGAAGGCTGAAGATCTTTTTGCATCCGCTGTTTTACATGCGGCGGATGTTTGTTACGCAGTTCCCGGCTATCCGGTCACGGATCTTGCAGAGAAGTGCGGTGCCGAATACACTGTCAATGAAAAGATCGCTCTTGAGTATGCTCTTGGGGCGTCTCTTTCCGGGAAAAGAGCTGTGGTCATCGTCAAAAATGCCGGTATGAACACTCTTTCTGATCCATTGGTCAGCACGACTTATCAGGGACTCAGGTCCGGAGTCGTGATCATTGCCGGTGATGATACTGAGGTTCGCGGTTCCCAGACACGGCAGGATTCCCGTGAGTATGGGGATGTTGCCTCGGTCCTGGTACTTGAACCAAAAACGAATGAACTCTGCCTCTCGATTGAGGCGGCCATGCAGAGTTCGGAAACCTACTCGAGGGTCGTGATCATCCGGGTGACCCCCGCGGTTTTGGATGCGGATATTCCGGAGGTTTCCATTCCTGAACGAAGAAATGGGTCTGGACCATTATTTCCGGATGATCTGACGATGAAAGGGCGGTGCGAATACGCAGAGAACATCACCGCCGATATGAAAGATGATCAGACCCGGCAGATGATCGTTCCTGAGACATTTGCAGCAAGAGGCCATTTTCGAACTCTCTGTAAAAACTGTCCGTACAAACCGCTCTTTCGCATCCTGAAAAGCACGCTTTCGCTGAATAAGACCGCCGCGATCTGCGATACCGGCTGCTCGCTTCTTTCAAAGAACCCGCCTTTTTGTTTCTCACTCGCAAACTATGGGCTCGGCTCTTCTCCCGCGGTTGCTTCGAAGAGCACGAAGGTCGCTCTCATGGGCGATTATGCGGTTTTGCACTCAGGTCTGAATGCTCTCATAGATATTTGCGAAAAGCAAGGCTCTCTGTTCTGCATTATTTTGAAAAACAGAAAACTGGCCATGACCGGCGGTCAGGACTGCCCGGATATTCTGCCCTATCTGGTCCCATTTACCCCTACTGTCGTTTCCGCCGCCGATCCGTGCCTTGAAGAGTTGATTGAAAAAGGAGTTGTCGAAAACACCGGACTCGTAATTCTGGTCATCGAAGGGGAATGCCCCTCTGGAGAAAATCATGAAACCATTGAATGTTGAGATATGCGATGTAACGCTCAGGGATGGTGAACAGACACCTGGCGTGTCGTTCACCTGCGAAGAAAAACAGGATATCGCCCAACGCCTTTCCGATATCGGAATCGATATCATCGAAGCAGGATTTCCCAGCGTATCCGAGTATGAAAAGCGCAGCGTCAGATCCATCGTCGAGATGGATCTGCCGTCCGAGATCTGCTGTTTATCCCGCTGTGTCCAAAGCGATATCGACGCGGCGATAGACTGTGGTGTCGATCTTGTCAGTCTGTTTTTTGCCACGTCGGATCTGCATCTCCGTATAAAATACAAAAAGACCCGGGAAGAGATGCTTGATCTTGCTCTTGGCATGCTGGATTATGCTCTCGATCACGGAATAAAGGTCAGGTTCTCCGCCGAGGATGCGTCGAGGACCGACGTCGGATTTTTGAAAGAGATGTATGCAAAAGGAGCTGAGCGTGGAGCTTCATATAGCAGTTATGCCGATACGGTCGGCTGTATGACGCCTATTTCAATGTACGAGACCGTGCTTGAACTGAACGCCGGGCTGAAAAATCCTCTGTGTGTTCACTGTCACAATGACATGGGTTTTGCGAGTGCAAATACGTTTACTGCAGCCCAGGCGGGGGCATTTCAGCTTCACACGACCGTTAACGGCATCGGCGAACGATGCGGGAACGCTTCTCTTGAGGAAGTTCTCGTCGCACTCAGGATGCAGGGGGGTGTTGACCGATATGATCTGTCTGCTCTTCAGTCTCTTTCACGGACTGTGGAAACCTATTCCGGTATCAAAATTGCAAAGACAAAACCAGTTGTGGGTGAGCATGCCTTCTGTCATGAAAGCGGGATCCACATCGCTGCTTTGATCCAGGACAGAAATACGTATGAGTATTATCCGCCCGAGATGGTCGGATCCGAGCAGAAGTTCATTCTCGGAAAACATACCGGAAGAAAAGGACTCGAGTATATTCTGACGACCATTGGATACAGCCCTGTCCCAGGTGAGGTCGATGTAATTTTGGAGCGGATCAAATCGATCAGCGAGACAAAACAGAGTATCACTCAGGATGTTCTTCTCTCGGTAATTACTGAGACAAGACAGGAAACTGAATTACAAAAGACGTCAGGTTCGGATAAAGCCAGGACGGGATGAATATGGCAGGAACACTTTCAGAACGGATCCTCGGGTCTGCCGAAGGAACGTATGTTGACCGGATGGTCGATCGTGCATTTGCCCATGACGGGACCGGCGCCCAGGCACTGGTTGCATTTGAAGACTTCCGGATCCCGGACAAGACCGTAGTTCATCCGGAAAAACTGTCTATTATATATGATCACATCTCGCCGGCGAATAACTCGGTCACGGCCAATCTTCAGGGAAATCTTCGGACGTTTTCCCGACAGAACGGGATGCAGTTTCATGATGTCGGCTGCGGGATCTGTCATCAGATAATGAGTGAAGGAGGCTGTCTTCCAAATGAGATAGTTGTCGGGGCAGATTCACATTCATGCACTCTTGGAGCACTGGGTGCATTTGCGACCGGGGTCGGAGCAACCGATATGGCGGGGATCTGGGCTACCGGTGGGACCTGGTTTAGAGTTCCAGAGTCGATAGGTATTGTGCTTTCAGGCAAACTGTCTGGTCATGCTGAGCCGAAGGATGTCGCACTATCTTATGTAAAGGCGCTTGGAATGGACGGCGGGACCTACAAAGCTCTGGAGTTTATCGGTGATGGGGCTGCCGGCATGCCTGTCGAAGGAAGACTGACCCTTTCAAATATGGCTGTTGAGACCGGGGCGAAAGTTGGTCTTTTCTATGCGGATGCATTGACCCGGGAACATTTGTTAGTATATGGTGCGAATGAAAAAACGATTCATATGCAGAAACCCGACGACTGTGCCTATGAATCAGAAGTACATATTGACCTCGATAACATTGAACCGCTTCTCGCGGTTCCTCACCGGGTCGATAATGCCGTATCAGTGACACAGTATTCGGGCACTCAAATCGATCAGGTATTCGTCGGTACTTGTACAAACGGGCGGTTTGAGGATCTTAAACGGTTCGCTGATATTGTCAGGGGCAAAAAAGTCGCTATCAGAACGATCGTTACGCCTGCTTCAAAGGATGTTTATGCAAAAGCCGTAGCAACAGGCGTTCTGTCCGATATCCTCGAGGCGGGGTGTGTCATATGTCCGCCGGGCTGCGGTCCCTGTCTTGGGGCACATATGGGTGTCCTTGGCGAAGGCGAGGTGGGTCTTTCAACAGCGAACCGGAATTTCAAAAATCGGATGGGTGTCGATGCCGAGTACTATCTCTGTTCTCCCTCGACGGCTGCTATTAGCGCTCTCTATGGTGAGATCAGATCTCCAGATGAACTGGAAGGGGGGGTGAACTGATGATTCTATCAGGACATGCCGTGGTGATCGGTGAGGATGTGGATACCGATATGATCATCGCCGGGCGTTATCTTAGGACGACTGATCGTTCGATATGGGTGGAGCATGCCTTTGAAGATTATGATAGGAGTATTGCCGGAAGACTAAACGGTTCTATACTGGTTGCCGGGAAAAACATCGGGTGCGGATCATCCCGCGAGCAGGCGGCAGCAGCTCTCAAGGAAGCGGGGGTTCGTGCCGTCGTTGCTCCTTCTTTTGCTCGGATATTTTTCCGGAACTGTGTTAATCTTGGATTATATGTATTTGAGGCGGATGTCGTGTGTGAGGATGGGGATATCATTTCCTTTGACACCGATGATTCGTATGTCAAAACATCAGATTCCGTTTATCAGGCAAAACCTCTCTCAAATCGTATGAAGGAGATACTGTCTGCCGGCGGTCTGAATGCCTATCTTTCTAGTCGGGGTGAACCGTGAGCCTTCGTATTGCGGTATCGGAGGGCGATGGTATCGGACATGAGGTGATACCTGAGGCACAAAAGATCCTTGAGCATTTTCTCCCAGATGCAAATTTTTTTGAGGTTGAACTGGGACTTTCCAAATGGGAGAAAACCGGGTCTGCGTGTTCTCCAGAAGATATTCGTGAACTGAAAGGTGCTGACGCGATTCTTTTCGGCGCAGTAACAACTCCTCCTGACCCGGATTATCGGAGTGTTCTTTTACAGATCCGGCACGAACTTGATCTGTATGCGAATCTTCGTCCAATACGATCACTTCAGTTACACGGCGATGAATCCGCAGTTGATATGATGATCGTCCGGGAGAATACTGAGGGACTTTACTCGGGTATCGAGGAGATCGGTACCGAGAGGTCGACGACCCTTCGCGTGGTGACGAAATTCGGATCCAAGAGGATAGCGGAAAAAGCATGCTCTCTTTTTTTGGAACGAAATTCGGAAAAGCCGCTCGTTATCGGATACAAAGGGAACGTGCTCAAATCCGATCTGCTTTTCAGAGACACCTGTAACGAGGTTGCAGAGTCATACGGGATACAAACGAAAGCTGTGTTTATCGATGCACTATGTCTTGATGTTTTACAACATCCGAAAAATTATGATGTGAGTGTTACAACAAACATGTTTGGCGACATCTTAAGTGATGTCTGCGGATATCTCACCGGGGGCCTAGGTATGCT
This Methanocorpusculum sp. DNA region includes the following protein-coding sequences:
- a CDS encoding radical SAM protein, with product MIQRAETEHSKELGCAKHLLLAIGSANVIGVSLPASLSSHAGPGAGQGRSVFFSDGVSRIRLTLDENSPVLIENSGETAVLTFDGPGGLISVEGFVEKTGCHCPKQAYITINEGCIFSCRYCNVPNLDKHIKTPDEIASLISDAVRRENVECISLTSGVVGTMQEEDERLFAILERVRPFGLPIGVSVYPTPGLSQRLFELGVSEVKFNLETATGKLFAEMCPSLDRDVLCNALKEAVGIFGKNRVYTNIILGLGESKAEMKQCITHCLENGVIPIIRPLTPSAQLSHFSRPLAEDILSISEFLQSELLRFGLDPSASKTMCAKCMGCDLTPMTDLHLGEVTP
- a CDS encoding thiamine pyrophosphate-dependent enzyme; translated protein: MKAEDLFASAVLHAADVCYAVPGYPVTDLAEKCGAEYTVNEKIALEYALGASLSGKRAVVIVKNAGMNTLSDPLVSTTYQGLRSGVVIIAGDDTEVRGSQTRQDSREYGDVASVLVLEPKTNELCLSIEAAMQSSETYSRVVIIRVTPAVLDADIPEVSIPERRNGSGPLFPDDLTMKGRCEYAENITADMKDDQTRQMIVPETFAARGHFRTLCKNCPYKPLFRILKSTLSLNKTAAICDTGCSLLSKNPPFCFSLANYGLGSSPAVASKSTKVALMGDYAVLHSGLNALIDICEKQGSLFCIILKNRKLAMTGGQDCPDILPYLVPFTPTVVSAADPCLEELIEKGVVENTGLVILVIEGECPSGENHETIEC
- a CDS encoding homocitrate synthase family protein, whose amino-acid sequence is MKPLNVEICDVTLRDGEQTPGVSFTCEEKQDIAQRLSDIGIDIIEAGFPSVSEYEKRSVRSIVEMDLPSEICCLSRCVQSDIDAAIDCGVDLVSLFFATSDLHLRIKYKKTREEMLDLALGMLDYALDHGIKVRFSAEDASRTDVGFLKEMYAKGAERGASYSSYADTVGCMTPISMYETVLELNAGLKNPLCVHCHNDMGFASANTFTAAQAGAFQLHTTVNGIGERCGNASLEEVLVALRMQGGVDRYDLSALQSLSRTVETYSGIKIAKTKPVVGEHAFCHESGIHIAALIQDRNTYEYYPPEMVGSEQKFILGKHTGRKGLEYILTTIGYSPVPGEVDVILERIKSISETKQSITQDVLLSVITETRQETELQKTSGSDKARTG
- a CDS encoding aconitase/3-isopropylmalate dehydratase large subunit family protein — translated: MNMAGTLSERILGSAEGTYVDRMVDRAFAHDGTGAQALVAFEDFRIPDKTVVHPEKLSIIYDHISPANNSVTANLQGNLRTFSRQNGMQFHDVGCGICHQIMSEGGCLPNEIVVGADSHSCTLGALGAFATGVGATDMAGIWATGGTWFRVPESIGIVLSGKLSGHAEPKDVALSYVKALGMDGGTYKALEFIGDGAAGMPVEGRLTLSNMAVETGAKVGLFYADALTREHLLVYGANEKTIHMQKPDDCAYESEVHIDLDNIEPLLAVPHRVDNAVSVTQYSGTQIDQVFVGTCTNGRFEDLKRFADIVRGKKVAIRTIVTPASKDVYAKAVATGVLSDILEAGCVICPPGCGPCLGAHMGVLGEGEVGLSTANRNFKNRMGVDAEYYLCSPSTAAISALYGEIRSPDELEGGVN
- a CDS encoding 3-isopropylmalate dehydratase produces the protein MILSGHAVVIGEDVDTDMIIAGRYLRTTDRSIWVEHAFEDYDRSIAGRLNGSILVAGKNIGCGSSREQAAAALKEAGVRAVVAPSFARIFFRNCVNLGLYVFEADVVCEDGDIISFDTDDSYVKTSDSVYQAKPLSNRMKEILSAGGLNAYLSSRGEP
- a CDS encoding isocitrate/isopropylmalate dehydrogenase family protein → MSLRIAVSEGDGIGHEVIPEAQKILEHFLPDANFFEVELGLSKWEKTGSACSPEDIRELKGADAILFGAVTTPPDPDYRSVLLQIRHELDLYANLRPIRSLQLHGDESAVDMMIVRENTEGLYSGIEEIGTERSTTLRVVTKFGSKRIAEKACSLFLERNSEKPLVIGYKGNVLKSDLLFRDTCNEVAESYGIQTKAVFIDALCLDVLQHPKNYDVSVTTNMFGDILSDVCGYLTGGLGMLPSANIGDKYAFFEPVHGSAPDIAGKGIANPVAAIRSAAMMLEHFGMKHEADLVEESICDLIISGVSTPDLGGCESTSSFGSRLLESVCKKEEREK